TGTTGTTTTTAACTCTTTACTTTGCATTTATATTTTTTAAGGATTTTGTAGACAACTCAAAAAAAGGCAATTTAGAAGAGATAAGCTTTTGGAAGGCTGGGGTAGTAGGATTTATAGCTAATTTTTTTGATACCTTAGGAATAGGGAGTTTTGCACCATTGACTGCTATGCTTAGATTTTTAAAATTAACAGAGGACAGGGTATTACCAGGAACTTTAAATGTTTCTTGTACAATTCCAGTTGTAACAGAAGCACTTATATTTATAACTGTTATAAAAGTAGAGCCTGTAACTTTATTTGCAATGTTAATATCAGCTACAGTTGGAGCTGTAGTAGGGGCTGGAATAGTTTCAAAATTTGATGAGAAAAAGGTTCAGCTAGGGATGGGAATTGCTTTAATGATAGTTGCATGTTTGATGCTTGCAAGCCAATTAAAATTAATGCCAGTGGGTGGAACAGCTATAGGACTTACTGGAATTAAATTGGTAATAGCTGTAATATCTAATTTTTTCTTAGGAGCTTTAATGACATTAGGGATAGGGCTGTATGCACCATGTATGGCTTTAGTATTTGCTCTTGGAATGAGTCCTAAAGTTGCATTCCCAATAATGATGGGATCTTGTGCATATCTAATGCCAGCAGCATCAGTGAAATTTGTAAAAGAGGGAGCATATAATAGAAAGGCTTCTATGGCTATAACTGTATTTGGTATTATAGCTGTGTTAATAGCAGCCTATATAGTTAAAGAGTTACCATTAAATGTATTAACATGGTTAGTTATAGTAGTTATCGTATATACCTCTATTACTATGTTTAA
Above is a window of Clostridium sporogenes DNA encoding:
- a CDS encoding sulfite exporter TauE/SafE family protein, with the translated sequence MIVKIVFGILLFLTLYFAFIFFKDFVDNSKKGNLEEISFWKAGVVGFIANFFDTLGIGSFAPLTAMLRFLKLTEDRVLPGTLNVSCTIPVVTEALIFITVIKVEPVTLFAMLISATVGAVVGAGIVSKFDEKKVQLGMGIALMIVACLMLASQLKLMPVGGTAIGLTGIKLVIAVISNFFLGALMTLGIGLYAPCMALVFALGMSPKVAFPIMMGSCAYLMPAASVKFVKEGAYNRKASMAITVFGIIAVLIAAYIVKELPLNVLTWLVIVVIVYTSITMFKSYSKSKV